Within Marmota flaviventris isolate mMarFla1 chromosome 13, mMarFla1.hap1, whole genome shotgun sequence, the genomic segment CCGAGCAGGAGTTTGGTTTGCCTTCCAGCGCTCCCCACTCGCGCGTACTAGTCCCGAGGTCCTGTAGCCGCAGCCCCAGGTTTACCCTCACCCCTAGGTTTCCGCCAGATTGCCCTGAACAAGGTGGCAGTCCTGCTGCTGGCTGGCGGGCAGGGCACTCGGCTGGGTGTCACCTACCCCAAGGGCATGTATGATGTGGGGCTGCCCAGCCAGAAGACCCTGTACCAGCTGCAGGCGGAACGCATCCGGCGGGTGGAGCAGTTGGCTGGCGAGCGCCATGGGACTCACTGCACCGTGCCTTGGTGTGTCCTCCCTGTCCCATTTAACCCCAGAGTGACCACCCTCCCCATGTGGTACCAGCCCTGCCCCACACCAAGGCCTGATCCCCCACACCAGCACAGCCCTGGATAAAGCCCCAAACCCACCCAGGCTGAGGTCTGACAGGCCCCAATCTGGACCCCAGTGCCCTTCTTACACAGCCCCTTTTGGCAGAGAGGTCAGGAGCCCTGGAGCCAGCTCACCACAGTCTCCTCTACAGGTACATCATGACCAGTGAGTTCACACTGGGGCCCACTGCCAAGTTCTTCAAGGAGCATGACTTTTTCCACCTGGACCCTGCCAACGTGGTCCTGTTTGAACAGCGCATGCTACCTGCTGTGACCTTCGAGGGCAGGGCCATCCTGGAGCGGAAAGACAAAGTTGCCATGGCCCCAGGTACCACCCACCACTGAGACAAGAAGGGGCCACCCAGCCTGGATCTCAGTGCAGCTGGGGTTCCAGAGGCCTGGATCCCTGGGTGGATGTGCTGCTGGGAGGCTGTCTAATCGTAGGCCAGTCGCCTCTCCTCTCTGGGCATTGATTGCCATCTGTCGCATGGTACAGCCACAGAGTTATTTGATGGTGAATGTCGGGGCATGCCCACCTGCAACATTTCTTGGACTAGTGGGCGAGGTCTGGCTGGAGCCAGGGATAAGGCccatttctttctccctctgcagATGGCAACGGGGGTCTCTACTGTGCTCTAGAGGACCACCGTATCCTGGAGGACATGGAGCTTCGGGGAGTGGAGTTTGTGCATGTGTACTGTGTGGACAACATCCTGGTGCGACTGGCTGACCCTGTCTTTATTGGCTTCTGTGTGCTGCAGGGTGCCGACTGTGGGGCCAAGGTGAGCGCCAAGCCCCACCCCTCCACCAAACCCCTCACATTCAGCCCGGCCTCACCCAGTGCTGAGCCCATCCCTCGTGACTGCAGGTGGTGGAAAAGGCGTACCCTGAGGAACCTGTGGGCGTGGTGTGCCAGCTGGACGGGGTCCCCCAAGTGGTGGAGTACAGTGAGATCAACCCTGAGGTTGCCCATCTGCGTGGCACCGATGGTGGACTGATTTACAATGCAGGCAACATCTGCAATCACTTCTTCACCCGCGACTTCCTCCAGACCATCACCAGGTAGCCAGCAGGAGGCTGTGGAAGCCCAGCGAGAGCTGCCTACCATGACCAAGGGCCAGCATGCCAGATGAGCCAGGGCCACGGCCACTGGGGCTGTGGGGTTAGGTGGAAAAAGTTCCTGTTTTTAAGCCCAGGACCCAGGAGATCCACCCTGGGCTGCATTCTGTGGGCGACCTGTGTGGGGCTCTGTGTCAAGCCTGTCTTCTGCTTGTGGGCCTCCTTGCCCTCAGACACCATCTCTTCCCTATGACTTGCTGGTTTCCATTAGCCTGGgcaggggtgtggctgggggtgtggggtgGCGGGGAACTGTGCCCTCCTCAGAGATCTGGCTGGGCCTCCTCACCTGTGCCTGGGCGCCCTACTACCAGCCTGCCCTGCCTGACCAGGTGCACCAAGAGGTGGGGACAGGGATCCCAGAGGTGTCCTGTCTGACTCCTCCCTATCCTCCTTCCCCCCAGGGACTGTGAGCCCCTGCTACAGCCACACGTGGCTGTGAAGAAGGTTCCCTATGTGGATGAGGGGGGAAATCTGGTGATGCCACTGAAGCCAAACGGCATCAAGATGGAGAAGTTCGTGTTTGATGTGTTCCCATTTGCTAGGTTCGTGGTAGaagtcattattttttccttcttgactCTTTTTTGGTGGTGGATCCTGAGGCCCATCCAGGTAGGGAAGTGGAGGCTCGGTGAGGGGCCAAGGGACTGGGAGGCTGTGGACAGGTCTGGGGAGAAGGCCAGAGAGCATTCCTTTCTTGAGgaagtggcccaggctggggaAAAGGGGACATCTGGGCAGCTGGCTGGTGGGGAGACACGGGTGCCCCTCCTGGATGTCCACTGCCCTCGCCCTTCCTACTCAGGAGTATCAGCAGGTGGCTGGTGGCTCCCAGTGCCCTTGAGCCTCATCCTGGCTGGCTCCAGGCTTTGGGCAGAGGCAGTGGGAGGAAGCTGACTTGGAGGGAAGACCCTCCCTGGATCTGCTGCTCTTGGGAACAGACTCCCTGAGAACAGGGCCCCCCTTGCCTGCCCAGACCAGGGCTACTGGCTGGGCCCAGGATGACCAGGCCTTCTCCCCACCAGGAACTTTGTTGCCTTTGAAGTGCTTCGGGAGGAGGAGTTTTCCCCGCTGAAGAATGCTGAGGCAGCCAGCCGGGACAACCCTTCCACCGCCAGGCATGCCCTGCTTGCTCAGCACTACCGGTGGGCTCTGCAGGCTGGGGCCCGCTTCCTGGATGCACACGGGGCCCAGCTTCCTGCACTGTCCTGGTGAGCCTGCCCTGGGGTGTGGCCTGGAGGGGCCAGGGCCCGGCCACTGTCCCGGTTGGGGGGGCTTTTGCTCTAGCACCCTACCACACGCTGCTGGTCACACACCCAGAGAGTCAGCCTGCACTCTGTCTCACCCTTGAGTTCTGCTGGGCAGGGGGCTTAGACTCTGAACTTACAAGCTTTGAGGAAGACCCAGGCAGAGCTGTCAGAAGACATCAGGTTCTCCGACTCAGGACTGGAAAGGAAAGGACATTTGGCTTCTGATTCCCCAGCTATCTGCAGCTGAGCGAGACCTGGCTGTCTGGGCTGTGTGGGCTATATTCTAGCCCAGGCCAGAGCCTGTGCCTTGGGACGGCTGAGTGCACAGAGGCAGAGTGCTGGGAAGGGGGCCTGTGTGTGGAGCTCGGCTGCCAAGGGATGCTGGGGGGTGTCCAGGGCATGCTTCGCACATGGGGTGCTGGGGGGCGTCCAGGGCATGCTCCGCACATGGGGTGCTGGGGGGGGTCCAGGGCATGCTCCGCACATGGGATGCTGGGGGGGTCCAGGGCATGCACAGGAGGCAGATACTAACCCATGGACTTCCCCCAGCTTACCCCCAGATGGAGACCCTCCGGCCATCTGTGAGATATCGCCCTTGGTGTCTTACTCTGGAGAGGTGAGAGCTGCCCATTCCTGTCTGGGGCTTTTCTGGGGTCTGGTGGTGTGAGCCAGAGGAAGGCTCTGGGGAAGCTGGGTGCAGAGTGGGCAAGTCACCGCCCTGCCTCAGTTTATCAGTGAGGTAAAAGTTTCCTTAAAGAGGACCTTTTGGGGTATAGGTAGGGGAAGGTGTCCAGAGGCCTTTGTGGAGGAATGACCAAGGTCTGAGTCTCAGGCCAGTCACTCACTGAGCGGGGACACTAGCTCTCTGCTGACCCTCCCTGGCTCCAGGCAGAAATGGGCAGCTGAGAGGTGGATGCTGGACATTGTGATCTAATTGTTTCAGGGTTTGGAAATGTACCTGCAAGGCCGGGAGCTGCAGTCCCCGTTCATCCTGGATGAGGAGCAGGCCGGGGTTCTGCGGCTGCAGGAGATGTGACTCTCCCAGGCCTACAGCACGGAAGCCCTTGGGTGGAGACGCAGCCGTGTCCTGCGACCCCTTGGAATGCAGACTGCTGTGCACCTTCAGCCTGCAGAACCCAGAGGGGAAGATGCTTCTCCACTGAATGAGATGCCCCCTCCTCCATCACCTGTAGACACAAGTGACCACCAGCCTGCCATGGGCTTTTGGCTTCGTTTCTGGCACTGGGATCTGGCTGGGAGGCCAAGGGTTTCAGGACCTTGGAGAATGATACTGAAAAGAGGCGTCAGGTGGGGTAGGAGGGATGTGTGCATCTGGAGAGCCCAGTGATGGGGATGACCCTGTCTCTCTGGAAGCCACTCTGACTGACATGTAGGCGGCAGAGATGGGGAAGGCACACTGGCTGTGGCTGAGGCACTGTTGAGACTTCAGATGGGGAAATGGAATGAGCTGACAGGTCTTATTGCCCCAAAGGGGCTTGTTAAGGGGCTGTCCCTTCCCTCCTTGGCAGCTGAATCAGTAATGGGCGAGGCTGGGGTCCTCACCCTGCATGCCACATGGAGGCCGACAGGAGGTCTGGCTGTCCACAGCAAAGGCTCTGAGTTAGCTGGGCCCCTCCCTTGCTCTTGGTCATGTCTATAGGGCTGTGGCTGCAGATTGAGTGCTTCCCCCCAGGAACCAGTGAGGCCAGTGCTGGGGACCCCCTGGGTGGTTGCT encodes:
- the Uap1l1 gene encoding UDP-N-acetylhexosamine pyrophosphorylase-like protein 1, with product MASESDVRAQLQRAGQEHLLRFWAELAPGPRAALLAELAPLEPDALREHCRRAAAAWARASGPPPGLAARLRPLPPERVGRARLCDPETRRRWEEEGFRQIALNKVAVLLLAGGQGTRLGVTYPKGMYDVGLPSQKTLYQLQAERIRRVEQLAGERHGTHCTVPWYIMTSEFTLGPTAKFFKEHDFFHLDPANVVLFEQRMLPAVTFEGRAILERKDKVAMAPDGNGGLYCALEDHRILEDMELRGVEFVHVYCVDNILVRLADPVFIGFCVLQGADCGAKVVEKAYPEEPVGVVCQLDGVPQVVEYSEINPEVAHLRGTDGGLIYNAGNICNHFFTRDFLQTITRDCEPLLQPHVAVKKVPYVDEGGNLVMPLKPNGIKMEKFVFDVFPFARNFVAFEVLREEEFSPLKNAEAASRDNPSTARHALLAQHYRWALQAGARFLDAHGAQLPALSCLPPDGDPPAICEISPLVSYSGEGLEMYLQGRELQSPFILDEEQAGVLRLQEM